The following coding sequences lie in one Kribbella sp. NBC_00709 genomic window:
- a CDS encoding nucleotidyl transferase AbiEii/AbiGii toxin family protein — MSRGVAADPIRKQYIFTIFLSRIFQDSDAPWVLLGGNALLIRTGGGRFTQDLDLARETPWTSTQDALSELRQLSSRPYHGDPFEFELYSMTIQREADPYGYGTKTAKVKARALLGGREFESFSIDLTTRRHVDAPVDQVPLKPIIDHETLQDLPSVPTTPIEHHLADKICALYERHGPDGNEASTRYRDLADIVRIVAAIPLDAARLTTVLGREAGRRQLTLPNKVHAPSEDWGVGFPRSAAGFAEYPREYWDLNAALTFCSTCLDEILNAERTTGTWDPTRLSWQ; from the coding sequence ATGAGCCGCGGCGTCGCGGCTGACCCGATCCGCAAGCAGTACATCTTCACGATCTTCCTCAGCCGCATCTTTCAGGACTCCGACGCCCCGTGGGTGCTGCTGGGCGGCAACGCGCTACTGATCCGAACCGGAGGCGGCCGATTCACTCAGGATCTCGATCTCGCTCGCGAGACGCCGTGGACCAGTACCCAAGATGCGTTGTCAGAACTGCGGCAGCTGTCCAGTCGTCCGTATCACGGCGACCCGTTCGAGTTCGAGCTGTACTCAATGACCATCCAGCGGGAGGCCGACCCCTACGGTTATGGCACCAAAACCGCCAAGGTGAAGGCGCGGGCCTTGCTGGGCGGTCGAGAGTTCGAGTCCTTCAGCATCGATCTCACGACCCGGCGACACGTCGATGCCCCGGTCGACCAGGTGCCACTCAAACCGATCATCGACCACGAGACCCTGCAAGACCTGCCCTCTGTCCCCACCACCCCGATCGAACACCACCTCGCCGACAAGATCTGCGCGCTGTACGAACGGCACGGGCCGGACGGTAACGAAGCATCGACCCGCTACCGCGACCTGGCCGACATTGTCCGGATCGTTGCAGCGATCCCGCTCGACGCCGCCCGGCTCACCACGGTCCTCGGGCGGGAAGCCGGCCGCCGCCAGTTGACGCTGCCGAACAAGGTGCATGCGCCGAGCGAGGACTGGGGCGTCGGCTTCCCCCGGTCCGCCGCCGGGTTCGCTGAGTACCCGCGTGAATACTGGGACCTGAACGCTGCACTGACCTTCTGCAGCACCTGCCTGGACGAGATCCTGAACGCCGAGCGAACCACTGGCACCTGGGATCCAACCCGCCTCTCCTGGCAGTAG
- the mobF gene encoding MobF family relaxase, whose protein sequence is MSIHRLNAGEGYQYLLRHVAAGDIDRRMVTPLTAYYTASGYPPGRWLGQGLRGLGDGALVPGSEVTELHMAALFGRAEDPLTGRMLGEPYRVFKSPEERIQERIRDLHPALSDAERVHAVARIRREEMRKKSRQAVAGFDFTFSPVKSVSALWATTDVGTQEQIVAAHHDAIADVLTLIEEHAAFTRSGDGGIAQLDTRGVIATAFDHWDSRSGDPQLHTHVVVANRVQGPDGAWRTLDGRVLYRAAVAMSEIHNVLLADHLTRRLGVNWELRERGSRRNPAFEIDAIPDDLIREFSARTAQIEANLNALLDDRSEQIHPPDAREMYALRQQATLMNRPSKHLAQPLATLMAQWRKRADQAIGYDAVAAIRRSLNTAGERPLAAADLSPETVDAYGAATVLTLQTKRATWTRWNLLAEAARQTRLLRFLSTSDRFTTLQAIVERAEQHSISLNAPDLVTIPVTRASGENVFTIHNGQIYTSPVILGAEAVLLDLARDASGPTIAPASTNTTGLSADKADALLRIATSGQKLEALIGPAGAGKTSLLSALTASWEARYGDGSIIALAPSSAASTILSDAIGAPTENIAKWIYESAGLGAEQRREQILQTEHAAELAHRTQRRLRHQRLIVQLAALRAQRDRWTFHENQLVIIDEASMASTVELATLARAANAAGAKILLVGDDAQLSAVDTGGAFRLIAKDTEAAELTDVWRFTNPWERDASLALRRGELSAIDAYDNHERLTAGSSDEMEEAAYKAWLADTNSGKTSLLIAADNTTVARFNARARLDRVTSGEVEPGGIELHNGNHVGLGDHIVTRLNNRRLPYGQRQFVKNGDHWTVIHRWPDGSLTVQNRAEDTVTLPSAYVQESVDLAYATTAHRAQGATVDTAHLLVTEQLTRALTYVGMTRGRDTNLAYVATHQASSDLHEPHLEQTMQDVLEAVLNDPGVEQSAHEVLRQELDNATRLDRLVPIHEHLCQLDAKIRYKEAIDASGLDPADQAALQASPAYGALIAELRRAESASINVTKILHRAVNQSPLTNANDLAAVLHARVDRLVSRALRRRGEHLTTVAGLVSPATHVSDPTLIAPLRELESQIGQRADWLASKASAEQPAWYRELHRDASNPPDQDLAELVREIAAYRERYQIHVPSILGDAPPEKAAVRCRQHSRLLSLLRACSSGASERPTNHTDPSAMAPESATPTQPG, encoded by the coding sequence ATGAGTATCCACCGTTTGAACGCCGGAGAGGGGTACCAGTACCTGCTTCGGCATGTCGCCGCCGGGGACATTGATCGGCGGATGGTCACACCGCTGACGGCGTACTACACGGCGTCGGGATACCCTCCCGGCCGCTGGTTGGGACAGGGACTTCGCGGCCTGGGCGACGGCGCGTTGGTGCCCGGAAGCGAGGTGACCGAGCTTCACATGGCTGCGCTGTTTGGCCGTGCGGAAGATCCGCTCACCGGCCGGATGCTCGGCGAGCCGTATCGCGTTTTCAAGAGCCCGGAGGAGCGCATCCAGGAGCGGATCCGTGACCTCCACCCGGCACTGTCGGATGCCGAGCGCGTGCACGCGGTGGCACGGATTCGGCGGGAGGAGATGCGGAAGAAGTCCCGTCAGGCGGTTGCCGGTTTCGACTTCACGTTCTCTCCGGTCAAGTCAGTATCGGCGCTGTGGGCAACGACCGATGTTGGCACTCAGGAGCAGATCGTCGCCGCCCATCATGACGCGATCGCGGATGTGCTGACGCTGATCGAGGAGCACGCGGCGTTTACCAGGAGCGGCGATGGTGGCATCGCGCAACTGGATACCCGCGGAGTCATCGCGACCGCGTTCGATCACTGGGACAGCCGCAGCGGCGACCCGCAACTGCACACTCACGTGGTGGTCGCGAACCGCGTCCAAGGCCCGGACGGCGCATGGCGAACTCTCGATGGGCGCGTGCTGTACCGGGCCGCGGTGGCGATGTCGGAGATCCACAACGTGCTTCTCGCCGACCACCTCACCCGGCGTCTCGGCGTGAACTGGGAACTGCGCGAACGCGGTTCCAGACGGAATCCGGCGTTCGAGATCGACGCGATTCCCGACGACCTGATCCGCGAATTCTCGGCCAGAACCGCACAGATCGAGGCCAATCTGAACGCACTTCTCGACGACCGCAGCGAACAGATCCACCCACCCGACGCCCGCGAAATGTATGCCCTACGGCAGCAGGCGACCCTCATGAACCGCCCGTCCAAGCACCTCGCACAACCTCTCGCAACGCTGATGGCGCAGTGGCGAAAGCGCGCCGACCAAGCCATCGGGTACGACGCCGTCGCCGCCATCCGACGATCCCTGAACACGGCCGGCGAGCGTCCGCTGGCTGCGGCAGACCTGAGCCCAGAAACGGTCGACGCGTACGGCGCCGCAACTGTCCTAACGCTGCAAACCAAACGCGCCACCTGGACACGCTGGAACCTGCTCGCCGAGGCCGCACGCCAGACCCGACTGCTCCGCTTCCTGTCGACCAGCGACCGGTTCACCACGCTGCAAGCGATCGTCGAACGCGCCGAGCAGCACTCGATCAGCCTCAACGCCCCAGACCTGGTCACCATCCCCGTCACCCGCGCCAGCGGCGAGAACGTGTTCACCATCCACAACGGCCAGATCTACACCTCACCCGTCATCCTCGGCGCCGAAGCAGTCCTCCTCGACCTTGCCCGCGACGCCAGCGGACCCACCATCGCACCAGCATCGACCAACACCACCGGTCTCAGCGCCGACAAGGCCGACGCGCTCCTCCGAATCGCGACCAGCGGCCAGAAACTCGAGGCCCTGATCGGACCTGCAGGCGCCGGCAAGACCAGCCTCTTGTCCGCACTCACCGCCAGCTGGGAAGCCAGGTACGGCGACGGATCGATCATCGCCCTCGCACCATCCTCAGCCGCCTCAACCATCCTGTCTGATGCCATCGGTGCTCCCACCGAGAACATCGCCAAATGGATCTACGAATCGGCCGGTCTCGGCGCCGAACAACGCCGCGAACAGATCCTGCAAACCGAACACGCCGCCGAGCTCGCCCACCGCACACAACGCCGTCTCCGCCATCAACGACTCATCGTTCAGCTTGCAGCCCTCAGAGCCCAGCGCGATCGGTGGACGTTCCACGAGAACCAGCTCGTCATCATCGACGAAGCCTCCATGGCCAGCACCGTGGAACTCGCCACTCTTGCTCGCGCTGCCAATGCGGCTGGTGCGAAGATCCTGCTCGTCGGTGATGACGCACAACTGTCCGCCGTCGACACCGGCGGCGCGTTCCGGCTCATCGCCAAAGACACCGAGGCAGCCGAGCTCACCGATGTCTGGCGCTTCACGAACCCGTGGGAGCGCGACGCCAGCCTCGCGCTGCGTCGCGGCGAACTGAGCGCCATCGATGCCTATGACAATCACGAGCGACTCACCGCCGGCTCATCAGACGAAATGGAAGAGGCCGCCTACAAGGCCTGGCTCGCCGACACCAACAGCGGCAAGACCAGCCTCCTGATCGCCGCCGACAACACCACGGTTGCACGGTTCAACGCCCGGGCCCGCCTCGACCGCGTCACCAGCGGCGAAGTCGAACCCGGCGGCATCGAACTCCACAACGGCAACCACGTCGGCCTCGGCGACCACATCGTCACCCGACTCAACAACCGCCGTCTCCCCTACGGTCAGCGCCAGTTCGTGAAGAACGGCGACCACTGGACGGTCATCCACCGCTGGCCTGACGGTTCCCTCACCGTCCAAAACCGTGCCGAGGACACGGTCACCCTGCCCAGCGCATACGTCCAGGAATCCGTCGACCTCGCTTACGCCACCACCGCCCACCGTGCCCAAGGCGCCACCGTCGACACCGCCCACCTCCTCGTCACCGAGCAACTCACCCGAGCCCTGACGTACGTCGGCATGACCCGCGGCCGCGACACCAACCTGGCGTACGTAGCCACGCACCAGGCCTCCTCGGATCTCCACGAGCCGCACCTCGAACAGACCATGCAGGACGTCCTCGAAGCCGTCCTCAACGACCCCGGCGTCGAGCAATCCGCCCACGAAGTACTCCGCCAAGAACTCGACAACGCCACCCGCCTCGACCGCCTTGTTCCCATCCACGAACACCTCTGCCAACTCGACGCCAAGATCCGCTACAAGGAGGCCATCGACGCCTCCGGACTCGACCCAGCCGACCAAGCGGCACTCCAGGCGTCCCCCGCCTACGGCGCACTGATCGCCGAGCTCCGCCGCGCCGAGAGCGCCAGCATCAACGTCACCAAGATTCTCCATCGCGCGGTCAACCAATCGCCTCTGACGAATGCCAACGACCTCGCAGCTGTCCTCCATGCCAGGGTCGATCGCCTGGTTTCCAGAGCCCTCCGGCGCCGAGGCGAACACCTGACTACGGTCGCCGGCCTAGTAAGCCCAGCAACGCACGTCAGCGACCCGACCTTGATCGCCCCGCTCCGCGAGCTCGAATCCCAGATTGGACAACGCGCCGATTGGCTGGCCAGCAAAGCCTCAGCCGAGCAGCCTGCCTGGTACCGAGAACTGCATCGAGACGCCAGCAACCCACCGGACCAGGATCTCGCCGAGCTTGTCCGCGAGATCGCCGCCTACAGAGAGCGCTACCAGATCCATGTGCCTTCGATCCTCGGAGACGCACCGCCAGAGAAGGCAGCCGTGCGATGCCGTCAACACTCCCGGCTCCTGAGCCTGCTCAGGGCCTGCTCATCAGGCGCCTCCGAACGACCGACAAACCACACAGATCCCTCGGCGATGGCACCAGAATCCGCCACCCCAACGCAGCCCGGCTGA
- a CDS encoding NAD-dependent epimerase/dehydratase family protein, with product MRLLILGGSWFLGRTLIVDALARGWEVTAFTRGKNGQPPAGATHVRGDRRNDADLQRLAESGPWDALIDTSAYEPTDVARVTASLGKHTEQYVLISTVSAYRDWPAVSVNEDSALWPSSPTYTEDSPELADLTIGGQYGTLKAGCETAVMEGVIRSLIVRPGVILGPGEYVGRGLKLLARAARGGRWLLPAPPEQTIQPVDVRDVSTFLLDSVEAKRDGVFNLVAPIGHSTYGALIDVCLALTGRRAQPVWVDPRWLDEQSVRQWTEIPLWRISEGTWHVDGRRAAAAGFVCRPLRDTLYDFKEALDRDGLVDHPRQGQLGMRPDREAELLAAWDDAQSSSAR from the coding sequence ATGCGACTTCTTATCCTCGGTGGCAGCTGGTTCCTGGGGCGAACGCTGATCGTCGATGCGTTGGCTCGGGGGTGGGAGGTCACAGCCTTCACGCGTGGCAAGAATGGTCAGCCGCCAGCTGGCGCGACGCACGTTCGCGGCGATCGTCGGAACGACGCAGACCTCCAGCGCTTGGCCGAGTCCGGCCCATGGGACGCGTTAATCGACACCAGCGCGTATGAACCTACCGACGTCGCTCGGGTGACGGCGTCGCTCGGCAAGCACACCGAGCAGTATGTGCTGATCTCGACCGTGAGCGCCTACCGCGATTGGCCCGCGGTTTCCGTCAACGAGGATTCGGCGCTCTGGCCATCGTCGCCGACATACACCGAAGATTCCCCCGAACTAGCCGACCTCACGATCGGCGGTCAGTACGGCACGCTCAAGGCGGGCTGCGAGACGGCGGTGATGGAGGGAGTTATACGCAGCTTGATCGTGCGGCCGGGAGTCATCCTGGGGCCAGGTGAGTACGTCGGCCGCGGACTCAAGCTGCTAGCACGAGCTGCACGCGGTGGTCGGTGGCTACTCCCTGCGCCACCTGAGCAGACCATTCAGCCAGTCGACGTACGCGACGTGTCAACGTTCCTCCTCGACTCCGTCGAGGCGAAACGGGACGGCGTCTTCAACCTCGTCGCCCCGATCGGCCACTCGACGTACGGCGCCCTGATCGACGTCTGCCTGGCATTGACCGGACGCCGTGCTCAACCGGTATGGGTGGATCCCAGGTGGCTGGATGAGCAGAGTGTTCGGCAGTGGACTGAGATCCCGCTATGGCGCATCTCTGAAGGCACCTGGCATGTGGACGGCCGGCGGGCCGCTGCGGCGGGATTCGTCTGCAGGCCACTGCGCGACACCCTGTACGACTTCAAAGAGGCGCTTGACCGCGACGGGCTCGTCGACCACCCACGGCAAGGCCAGCTCGGGATGCGCCCCGACCGGGAGGCTGAACTCCTCGCCGCTTGGGATGACGCCCAGTCGTCAAGCGCTCGGTAG
- a CDS encoding class I SAM-dependent methyltransferase — MGRTRSGEQPLSRRSSRPAGGRTACRADARPLFHLDDRSAVDTPVIPLDRPTVDPAIETHYSSRWDEAVRLSSTVKGRLEQARLYDFLGQWFPPPPARVADIGGGPGVHAGWLRDQGHDVVLLDPVQRHVDQANAEGITAELGDGRRLPWSNQSFDAVLMAGPLYHLPEASDRRLALREALRVLRPGGVLAAVAINRAANLIGSALANTLLTRHGIVREILETGHSADNERMAHCYYHRESELRSELIGAGLRPVNIFGLTGPGGWLTVMIDAHFKNQRYTNKLAEHDPLDTALECSRLADRMPELVAASSLFLAVAQKG; from the coding sequence TTGGGGCGTACGCGCTCGGGCGAGCAGCCACTCAGCCGCCGCAGTTCAAGACCAGCGGGCGGGCGCACAGCCTGCAGAGCGGACGCCCGCCCGCTGTTCCACCTCGACGATAGGAGTGCAGTGGATACGCCTGTAATCCCGCTGGATCGGCCGACCGTCGATCCGGCGATCGAAACGCACTACTCAAGCCGTTGGGACGAGGCTGTTCGGCTGAGCTCGACCGTAAAGGGTCGCTTAGAACAGGCCCGGCTCTACGACTTCCTGGGCCAGTGGTTCCCGCCGCCTCCGGCTCGTGTGGCCGACATTGGCGGTGGTCCTGGTGTGCACGCCGGCTGGCTCCGCGACCAAGGGCACGACGTCGTACTACTCGACCCAGTCCAGCGTCACGTCGACCAAGCCAACGCGGAAGGCATCACCGCCGAACTCGGCGACGGCCGCCGACTCCCATGGTCGAACCAGTCGTTCGACGCAGTACTGATGGCAGGACCGCTCTACCACTTGCCGGAGGCAAGCGACCGTCGCCTGGCACTTCGCGAGGCATTGCGGGTGTTGCGCCCCGGTGGCGTGCTAGCTGCGGTAGCGATCAACCGAGCAGCGAACCTGATTGGCTCCGCACTCGCCAACACGCTCCTGACGCGTCACGGCATCGTGCGCGAAATCCTGGAGACCGGCCACAGCGCCGACAACGAGCGGATGGCGCACTGTTATTACCACCGCGAAAGCGAGCTACGCAGCGAACTCATCGGCGCCGGACTGCGGCCGGTCAACATCTTCGGTCTCACCGGTCCGGGTGGCTGGCTGACGGTCATGATCGACGCCCACTTCAAGAACCAGCGCTACACCAACAAGCTGGCCGAGCACGACCCGCTCGACACGGCGCTGGAGTGCTCGCGGTTGGCCGATCGGATGCCCGAGCTGGTGGCGGCTAGTTCGCTGTTTCTGGCCGTTGCTCAGAAGGGCTGA
- a CDS encoding DddA-like double-stranded DNA deaminase toxin — MVSGIRTAEPSGGSRGERSQGPDGSTPPADRRRDDHDDEPEANKPDKPGRAGDETGSEENGPSRGTVDARPQDSGATDEAGDQPEPAPFIEQIFRRLPERPGDVGPTSGILTKPDGGGLIHVRSGTRGPGGTAPGLGGRTASLDSAREHAEGHAAALMRRAGMPREMTLYVNKRPCGGRYGCDNTLPWQLPPGAKLTVYWPGGYKVYIGDGRGLA, encoded by the coding sequence ATGGTGAGCGGCATTCGAACCGCCGAGCCAAGCGGCGGCTCGAGGGGTGAACGGTCGCAAGGGCCAGACGGCAGCACGCCTCCCGCGGATCGCCGGCGTGACGACCATGACGACGAACCGGAAGCCAATAAGCCGGACAAGCCCGGACGGGCTGGCGATGAGACGGGTTCGGAGGAAAATGGACCGTCGCGGGGCACGGTCGATGCTCGGCCGCAGGACAGTGGCGCCACTGATGAAGCTGGAGATCAGCCGGAGCCCGCTCCGTTCATCGAACAGATCTTTCGGCGGCTACCCGAGCGGCCGGGAGACGTCGGGCCGACATCCGGGATTCTGACCAAGCCGGACGGTGGAGGCCTGATTCATGTGCGCAGCGGGACGCGAGGACCAGGAGGTACGGCGCCAGGTCTCGGCGGCCGAACCGCCAGCCTCGACTCTGCGCGAGAACACGCGGAGGGCCACGCGGCAGCACTCATGCGGCGGGCTGGAATGCCTCGAGAAATGACCCTGTACGTGAACAAGCGTCCCTGCGGTGGACGGTACGGCTGCGACAACACGTTGCCGTGGCAGTTGCCACCCGGTGCCAAGCTGACGGTCTATTGGCCAGGCGGCTATAAGGTCTACATCGGTGATGGGAGAGGACTCGCATGA
- a CDS encoding Imm1 family immunity protein: MNDFLTAYYDDDAGQQRIGSQAALDELLDRVANLPRPTWVELVSADELTTMNIGLGAAFSSLTLYDDVDGSAKYRSAGTLAEPQEATFDYGGVPTTMGKGSAITVKEARAAASEFFATGRRPELVAWELAAD, encoded by the coding sequence ATGAACGACTTCTTGACGGCCTACTACGACGATGACGCGGGACAGCAGCGCATAGGCAGCCAGGCCGCGCTCGACGAGCTGCTTGACCGAGTCGCAAATCTGCCGCGGCCGACCTGGGTCGAATTGGTCAGTGCGGACGAGCTCACCACGATGAACATTGGACTAGGCGCAGCCTTCAGTTCCTTGACGCTCTACGACGACGTCGATGGCTCCGCGAAGTACCGCTCAGCCGGCACCCTCGCCGAGCCGCAGGAAGCCACCTTCGACTATGGCGGCGTGCCGACGACCATGGGCAAAGGCAGCGCGATCACCGTGAAGGAGGCTCGTGCAGCGGCCTCCGAGTTCTTCGCCACTGGCAGACGTCCTGAGCTGGTGGCCTGGGAGCTGGCAGCCGACTAA